A region of Epinephelus fuscoguttatus linkage group LG1, E.fuscoguttatus.final_Chr_v1 DNA encodes the following proteins:
- the si:dkey-202e22.2 gene encoding netrin-4 isoform X1, translating into MRRFSMVWKGQHQMLVALCWLLLVVTRSGAGEDVSRCVDHACSPPIGNLASGRTLLTHSSCCENSSSHHGPCPHPPVTPHPCLKDTHPSAHMTDDPFLHPDTWWASGAGSTTQEQQDEIRLDLETQFCLSHVVLVFRSPRPAAMVIERSADFGKTWETLKLFAHNCSAEFGLPDDFTQPGSLCTSRYTSATPCRGGEVILRTLDPNSAKALDAYSPEALARLTLTNLRIRLLKPQSCPAPPNPPAEWTSHTASALTSLSTAESPDSAPYAIYTLLARGTCLCHGHAEYCVPHNNSQDTRQDSNMVSGRCLCTHHTVGDHCEKCALLYNDRPWRPANSSSGESNPCQKCQCHGHADSCHFSQRAWLSSGGTSGGVCDDCRHNTVGRRCQRCRHGYHRHPSLPLNSPHACTRCWCDPQGSLPPRAGEEGHWCHPRSGQCHCKPGVGGTSCSHCLPGYWGFGEEGCKPCVCPHSCDPTTGQCLSSYSHNQVFNVPIGGKIPDLDHMFTIEEDVQWSKELAVSALHYTGKCSCKERKLRSASDLCKTKHDYVIKASVLSAHDKGSHAEVQVKVRKVLQSGQVALSLGTISIYPLSWTSRGCTCPILNPGMEYLLAGPEEARTGRLLVTMQSVVVPWTPRLGLLVSEGLRNGCP; encoded by the exons ATGAGAAGGTTTAGCATGGTTTGGAAAGGTCAACATCAAATGTTGGTGGCGCTCTGCTGGCTGCTGTTGGTTGTGACGAGGAGCGGAGCAGGTGAGGACG TTTCCAGATGTGTGGACCATGCCTGCAGTCCACCCATTGGAAACCTGGCGAGTGGCAGGACCCTCCTCACCCACTCAAGCTGCTGTGAGAACAGCTCCTCCCACCACGGCCCTTGCCCCCATCCTCCTGTGACTCCCCACCCCTGCCTCAAGGACACCCACCCATCTGCTCACATGACCGATGACCCGTTCTTGCATCCAGATACCTGGTGGGCATCAGGTGCAGGGTCCACCACACAGGAGCAGCAGGATGAGATCCGGTTGGACCTGGAAACACagttctgtctgtcccacgttgtTTTGGTGTTCAGGTCACCGCGGCCTGCTGCCATGGTCATCGAGCGCTCAGCTGACTTTGGAAAGACGTGGGAAACTCTTAAGCTCTTTGCACACAATTGCAGTGCGGAGTTTGGTTTGCCTGATGATTTTACTCAGCCAGGCTCGTTGTGTACATCTCGGTATACCAGTGCTACACCCTGCAGAGGGGGGGAG GTCATATTACGGACACTAGACCCCAACAGTGCTAAAGCACTGGATGCTTACAGTCCAGAGGCCCTCGCCCGCCTCACCCTCACTAACCTCCGCATCAGACTGCTAAAACCTCAGAGCTGTCCGGCACCTCCAAATCCCCCTGCAGAATGGACAAGCCACACAGCCTCAGCTCTGACTTCCTTATCCACCGCAGAAAGCCCAGACTCAGCACCTTATGCTATTTATACTTTACTAGCCAGAGGGACGTGCCTGTGCCATGGACATGCTGAGTATTGTGTACCACACAACAACAGCCAAGACACTAGACAGGACAGCAACATG GTGTCCGGTAGGTGCCTGTGTACTCACCACACAGTGGGGGATCACTGTGAGAAGTGTGCTCTGCTCTACAATGATCGTCCCTGGAGGCCTGCCAACAGCAGCAGCGGGGAGTCCAACCCGTGCCAGA AGTGCCAGTGCCACGGTCACGCAGATAGCTGTCACTTCTCTCAGCGGGCATGGCTTTCTTCCGGCGGTACCAGTGGGGGCGTTTGTGATGACTGCAGACACAACACTGTCGGGCGCAGGTGCCAGCGCTGTCGCCACGGCTACCACCGCCACCCATCCCTGCCACTCAACTCCCCCCATGCCTGCACAC GCTGCTGGTGTGATCCACAGGGCTCTTTGCCTCCTCGTGCTGGAGAGGAGGGACACTGGTGCCATCCTAGAAGCGGGCAGTGCCACTGCAAACCTGGTGTGGGCGGCACAAGCTGCAGCCACTGCCTGCCTGGTTATTGGggttttggagaggagggcTGTAAACCCTGTGTCTGCCCTCACAGCTGTGATCCAACCACTGGGCAGTGTCTAAGCAG CTACTCACATAATCAAGTGTTCAATGTGCCCATTGGTGGAAAAATCCCTGATCTGGATCACATGTTCACAATAGAAGAAGATGTACAGTGGTCGAAGGAGCTTGCAGTCTCTGCTCTGCATTACACAG GAAAGTGTAGCTGTAAGGAGAGAAAGCTGAGAAGTGCGTCTGACCTCTGTAAGACCAAACATGATTATg TGATCAAAGCCAGTGTGCTGTCTGCTCATGACAAAGGCAGTCATGCGGAAGTGCAGGTCAAAGTTCGCAAGGTTCTTCAATCAGGCCAAGTGGCGCTCTCCTTGGGGACCATCAGCATCTATCCTCTGTCCTGGACCAGCCGTGGCTGCACCTGTCCTATCCTTAACCCAG GTATGGAGTACCTGCTGGCAGGCCCAGAGGAGGCCAGGACAGGCCGTCTGCTGGTTACCATGCAGAGTGTGGTGGTCCCATGGACACCCCGACTTGGTCTTCTTGTATCAGAGGGCCTGAGGAATGGATGTCCATGA
- the si:dkey-202e22.2 gene encoding netrin-4 isoform X2: MRRFSMVWKGQHQMLVALCWLLLVVTRSGAVSRCVDHACSPPIGNLASGRTLLTHSSCCENSSSHHGPCPHPPVTPHPCLKDTHPSAHMTDDPFLHPDTWWASGAGSTTQEQQDEIRLDLETQFCLSHVVLVFRSPRPAAMVIERSADFGKTWETLKLFAHNCSAEFGLPDDFTQPGSLCTSRYTSATPCRGGEVILRTLDPNSAKALDAYSPEALARLTLTNLRIRLLKPQSCPAPPNPPAEWTSHTASALTSLSTAESPDSAPYAIYTLLARGTCLCHGHAEYCVPHNNSQDTRQDSNMVSGRCLCTHHTVGDHCEKCALLYNDRPWRPANSSSGESNPCQKCQCHGHADSCHFSQRAWLSSGGTSGGVCDDCRHNTVGRRCQRCRHGYHRHPSLPLNSPHACTRCWCDPQGSLPPRAGEEGHWCHPRSGQCHCKPGVGGTSCSHCLPGYWGFGEEGCKPCVCPHSCDPTTGQCLSSYSHNQVFNVPIGGKIPDLDHMFTIEEDVQWSKELAVSALHYTGKCSCKERKLRSASDLCKTKHDYVIKASVLSAHDKGSHAEVQVKVRKVLQSGQVALSLGTISIYPLSWTSRGCTCPILNPGMEYLLAGPEEARTGRLLVTMQSVVVPWTPRLGLLVSEGLRNGCP, from the exons ATGAGAAGGTTTAGCATGGTTTGGAAAGGTCAACATCAAATGTTGGTGGCGCTCTGCTGGCTGCTGTTGGTTGTGACGAGGAGCGGAGCAG TTTCCAGATGTGTGGACCATGCCTGCAGTCCACCCATTGGAAACCTGGCGAGTGGCAGGACCCTCCTCACCCACTCAAGCTGCTGTGAGAACAGCTCCTCCCACCACGGCCCTTGCCCCCATCCTCCTGTGACTCCCCACCCCTGCCTCAAGGACACCCACCCATCTGCTCACATGACCGATGACCCGTTCTTGCATCCAGATACCTGGTGGGCATCAGGTGCAGGGTCCACCACACAGGAGCAGCAGGATGAGATCCGGTTGGACCTGGAAACACagttctgtctgtcccacgttgtTTTGGTGTTCAGGTCACCGCGGCCTGCTGCCATGGTCATCGAGCGCTCAGCTGACTTTGGAAAGACGTGGGAAACTCTTAAGCTCTTTGCACACAATTGCAGTGCGGAGTTTGGTTTGCCTGATGATTTTACTCAGCCAGGCTCGTTGTGTACATCTCGGTATACCAGTGCTACACCCTGCAGAGGGGGGGAG GTCATATTACGGACACTAGACCCCAACAGTGCTAAAGCACTGGATGCTTACAGTCCAGAGGCCCTCGCCCGCCTCACCCTCACTAACCTCCGCATCAGACTGCTAAAACCTCAGAGCTGTCCGGCACCTCCAAATCCCCCTGCAGAATGGACAAGCCACACAGCCTCAGCTCTGACTTCCTTATCCACCGCAGAAAGCCCAGACTCAGCACCTTATGCTATTTATACTTTACTAGCCAGAGGGACGTGCCTGTGCCATGGACATGCTGAGTATTGTGTACCACACAACAACAGCCAAGACACTAGACAGGACAGCAACATG GTGTCCGGTAGGTGCCTGTGTACTCACCACACAGTGGGGGATCACTGTGAGAAGTGTGCTCTGCTCTACAATGATCGTCCCTGGAGGCCTGCCAACAGCAGCAGCGGGGAGTCCAACCCGTGCCAGA AGTGCCAGTGCCACGGTCACGCAGATAGCTGTCACTTCTCTCAGCGGGCATGGCTTTCTTCCGGCGGTACCAGTGGGGGCGTTTGTGATGACTGCAGACACAACACTGTCGGGCGCAGGTGCCAGCGCTGTCGCCACGGCTACCACCGCCACCCATCCCTGCCACTCAACTCCCCCCATGCCTGCACAC GCTGCTGGTGTGATCCACAGGGCTCTTTGCCTCCTCGTGCTGGAGAGGAGGGACACTGGTGCCATCCTAGAAGCGGGCAGTGCCACTGCAAACCTGGTGTGGGCGGCACAAGCTGCAGCCACTGCCTGCCTGGTTATTGGggttttggagaggagggcTGTAAACCCTGTGTCTGCCCTCACAGCTGTGATCCAACCACTGGGCAGTGTCTAAGCAG CTACTCACATAATCAAGTGTTCAATGTGCCCATTGGTGGAAAAATCCCTGATCTGGATCACATGTTCACAATAGAAGAAGATGTACAGTGGTCGAAGGAGCTTGCAGTCTCTGCTCTGCATTACACAG GAAAGTGTAGCTGTAAGGAGAGAAAGCTGAGAAGTGCGTCTGACCTCTGTAAGACCAAACATGATTATg TGATCAAAGCCAGTGTGCTGTCTGCTCATGACAAAGGCAGTCATGCGGAAGTGCAGGTCAAAGTTCGCAAGGTTCTTCAATCAGGCCAAGTGGCGCTCTCCTTGGGGACCATCAGCATCTATCCTCTGTCCTGGACCAGCCGTGGCTGCACCTGTCCTATCCTTAACCCAG GTATGGAGTACCTGCTGGCAGGCCCAGAGGAGGCCAGGACAGGCCGTCTGCTGGTTACCATGCAGAGTGTGGTGGTCCCATGGACACCCCGACTTGGTCTTCTTGTATCAGAGGGCCTGAGGAATGGATGTCCATGA
- the chchd4a gene encoding mitochondrial intermembrane space import and assembly protein 40 — MSYCRQEGKDRIIFVTKEDHEAPSNAELIADDPNDPYEEQGLILPNGDINWNCPCLGGMASGPCGSQFKDAFSCFHYSKEEVKGSECIDQFRGMQECMQRYPELYPQEEDKESSSQAESGSGSVSTAPPEGSASPPETDSTPATSTSESAASSDSTAPTDNQTAS; from the exons ATGTCGTACTGCAGGCAGGAGG GTAAAGATCGCATCATCTTTGTGACCAAGGAGGACCATGAGGCACCCAGCAATGCTGAGCTCATTGCAGATGACCCCAATGATCCTTATGAGGAGCAGG GTCTGATCCTCCCAAATGGTGACATCAACTGGAACTGCCCGTGTCTGGGCGGCATGGCCAGTGGACCGTGCGGCTCTCAGTTCAAGGATGCCTTTTCCTGCTTCCACTACAGTAAGGAAGAGGTGAAGGGCTCCGAGTGCATCGACCAGTTCCGTGGCATGCAGGAGTGCATGCAGAGGTACCCTGAGCTCTATCCTCAGGAGGAGGATAAAGAAAGCTCCTCCCAAGCAGAGTCCGGCTCTGGATCTGTCTCCACCGCCCCGCCTGAGGGCTCTGCCTCACCTCCTGAAACTGACTCTACCCCTGCCACTTCAACATCCGAGTCTGCTGCCTCATCTGACAGCACAGCGCCGACAGACAACCAGACTGCCAGCTAA
- the LOC125891093 gene encoding protein transport protein Sec61 subunit alpha-like 1: MGIKFLEVIKPFCAVLPEIQKPERKIQFREKVLWTAITLFIFLVCCQIPLFGIMSSDSADPFYWMRVILASNRGTLMELGISPIVTSGLIMQLLAGAKIIEVGDTPKDRALFNGAQKLFGMIITIGQAIVYVMTGMYGDPSEMGAGICLLIIIQLFVAGLIVLLLDELLQKGYGLGSGISLFIATNICETIVWKAFSPTTVNTGRGTEFEGAIIALFHLLATRTDKVRALREAFYRQNLPNLMNLIATVFVFAVVIYFQGFRVDLPIKSARYRGQYNTYPIKLFYTSNIPIILQSALVSNLYVISQMLSTRFSGNFLVNLLGTWSDTSTGGPARAYPVGGLCYYLSPPESFGSVLDDPVHAVIYIVFMLGSCAFFSKTWIEVSGSSAKDVAKQLKEQQMVMRGHRETSMVHELNRYIPTAAAFGGLCIGGLSVMADFLGAIGSGTGILLAVTIIYQYFEIFVKEQSEVGSMGALLF, translated from the exons ATGGGGA TTAAATTTTTGGAGGTCATCAAGCCGTTCTGTGCGGTCTTGCCAGAAATTCAGAAACCAGAAAGAAAG ATTCAGTTCAGGGAAAAAGTACTATGGACCGCCATCACGCTATTCATCTTTCTGGTGTGCTGCCAG ATTCCTCTCTTCGGCATCATGTCTTCAGATTCAGCAGATCCCTTCTACTGGATGAGAGTAATCTTGGCTTCCAACAGAG GTACTCTGATGGAGCTGGGTATCTCACCCATTGTCACCTCAGGCCTTAttatgcagctgctggctggTGCCAAGATCATTGAGGTGGGAGACACTCCCAAGGACAGAGCCCTCTTCAACGGAGCTCAGAAAT tgtTTGGAATGATCATCACCATTGGACAGGCCATTGTATATGTTATGACTGGCATGTATGGAGACCCTTCAGAGATGGGTGCTGGGATATGCTTGCTCATCATCATCCAG CTCTTCGTTGCAGGTCTTATTGTCTTGCTGCTGGATGAGCTGCTCCAGAAGGGCTATGGTCTGGGCTCGGGTATCTCTCTCTTCATTGCAACTAACATCTGTGAGACAATCGTGTGGAAGGCATTCAGCCCCACCACTGTCAACACAGGCAGAG GTACTGAGTTTGAGGGAGCCATCATTGCTCTCTTTCATCTCCTGGCCACCCGCACAGACAAGGTGCGTGCCCTGAGAGAGGCCTTCTACAGACAAAACCTGCCTAACCTCATGAACCTCATCGCCACCGTCTTCGTGTTTGCAGTGGTAATATACTTCCAG GGCTTCAGGGTGGACCTGCCCATCAAGTCAGCACGCTACCGTGGTCAGTACAACACCTACCCCATCAAACTGTTCTACACGTCCAACATCCCCATCATCCTGCAGTCTGCCCTGGTCTCCAATCTCTACGTAATATCTCAGATGCTCTCAACGCGTTTCAGTGGAAACTTCCTCGTCAACCTCCTGGGAACCTGGTCT gacACCTCGACTGGTGGACCAGCTCGGGCCTACCCAGTGGGCGGTCTCTGCTACTACCTATCACCTCCAGAGTCGTTTGGTTCTGTCCTGGACGACCCGGTTCATGCTGTTATCTACATTGTCTTCATGCTTGGCTCCTGCGCCTTCTTCTCCAAGACCTGGATTGAGGTTTCAGGATCCTCTGCCAAAGAT GTGGCGAAGCAGCTGAAGGAGCAACAGATGGTAATGAGGGGACATAGGGAGACCTCTATGGTGCATGAGCTTAACAG GTACATCCCCACAGCTGCTGCCTTCGGTGGCCTCTGCATAGGAGGGCTGTCTGTCATGGCTGACTTCCTGGGTGCCATTGGTTCGGGTACAGGAATTCTCTTGGCTGTGACCATCATCTACCAGTACTTTGAAATCTTTGTAAAGGAGCAGAGTGAAGTCGGCAGCATGGGAGCGCTGCTCTTCTAG